In the genome of Deltaproteobacteria bacterium, the window CCTTCGTTCAATATCCTTTTTACAATCTCGTGAGCCTTTGCAATTCTGTCTTTTTTATCTTCAACGCCTAACCTGTCAAACCCTTCAAATATATTTTTAAGTTCTGTTGCCTTATTGAGATTATCCTTGTGTGCTTGAGATGACAATGCCGTGTCGCATACCTTTTTTACAAAGGATTCCATATCTTTAATTGAAGAAATAATCCAAAAAAAGCAGTTGCATTTTTTGGGTTACGCATTATTTGAGATAACATCATAATCCATATGGGCATGCTCTAGGTTTGCAAATGCTGTAAATTTGTTCTGGAATGCAAGTTTAACCTTGCCTGTTGGTCCGTTTCTTTGTTTTGCAATTATTATATCTGCTGTGCCTCGTCTGCCGCAGGTGCAGGACAGGTCATGAGGACACTCACACGGCTTATAATACTCCTCCCTGTAGAGGAAAACCACTACATCCGCATCCTGCTCTATAGCGCCTGATTCTCTTAAATCAGCCAACTGCGGCTCTCTATTCTCACCCCGGAGTTCAGGTCTTCTTGATAACTGTGAGAGCGCCACTACCGGGAGATTTAGTTCTTTTGCCATTGCCTTTAGTGACCTGGAGATATCAGATATCTCCTGTTCGCGGTTGCTTGCACCGCCTCTTCCCCTCATCAGCTGCAGATAATCAACTATAACAAGACCCAGCCCATCCTTTTCCATCTTAAGTCGTCGTGTCTTTGCCCTCATTTCAAGAACTGTCATGGCAGGCGTGTCGTCAATATAAATGGGGGACTCAGAGAGTGTTCCTGCTGCCCTGGTTAACTTCCCCCAGTGCTTATCCTCCAGAAACCCTCTGCGAATCCTGCTGGAGTCAACCCGTGCCTCTGATGAAAGCATCCTCTGGACAAGCTGCTCCTTGCTCATTTCAAGAGAAAATATAGCCACAGGAACCTTAGACTCTATTGCTGCATACTGGGCAATATTAAGGCAAAAGGATGTCTTACCCATGCTTGGTCTTCCTGCAACTATAATAAGGTCAGAAGGCTGAAACCCAGCAGTCATCTTGTCAAACTCAACAAAACCAGATGCAACACCTGTGATATGCTCCTTCTTGTCATACAATCTTTCTATAGTGCGGAATGTATCTTTTATAAGGTCTTCAATCTTAAAGAACGACTGCCTTATCTTGTCCTGTGATACCTGAAAGATTATCCTCTCTGCGTCATCTAAAAAATCATCAATCCCCTCACTGCCATCAAAAGAACGTGTTACTATCTCTGTCGCAGCAGTAATGAGCCTCCTTAAGATAGATTTTTCCCTTACTATTTTGGCATAGTAAGCAATATTAGCAGCAGTCGGAACAGCGTCTGCAAGGACTGCAACATACGATGCGCCGCCCACCGCCTCTATACTGCCTGCATTTCTTAAGGCATCTGAAAGTGTAACAATATCTATAGGTATGCCCTTGTCTGAAAGGGATACCATAGTCTGGAAGACCTTTTTATGGGCATCCAGATAAAAATCGCTGCCATCCCCGCCTAGTATCTCAACAACCTTGTTTATTGCTGTATCGTCAAGCAAGATACCGCCCAGAATAGACTGCTCTGCCTCTATGTTCTGCGGCTGGACTTTATGCAGTGATGTATCATGAGACCTGCTGTTAGGCTGGATTGCCATGAGTGGAAAACCCTCAAAAAAGGTTAAAGGCTAATGGCAAAAGGCAAAATGTTTTTGGTTTTTTCTTTAACCTTTAGCCGTGAAAAGCATGCTTTTCACCCCTTTGCCTGTTTTTACTCTTTTTCAATAATAACCTTAATATGTGCAGTAATATCCTGATGAAGTTTGACAGCAACCATATGTTCACCAATTGCCTTGATAGGGTCAGATAGTACAATCTTTCTACGGTCAATAGAAAGACCCTGTTCATTCAGGCTGGCGTCGATGTCCATTGAGGTGACAGAACCAAAAAGTTTGTCATCATCACCAGCCTTTCTAACGAATTTCAAGATAATGCCCTCAAGTTTTTCACATAACCTTCCTGCCTCATCTTTTAGTTTTAGTAACTTCCTTTCAACCCCCTGCTTCTCATTTTCCCATATCTTTATATTTTGCTGTGTTGCCTCTACAACAAGCCCTTGCGGAAGGAGATAGTTTCTGGCATAGCCATCTGCCACTTTTATTATCTCCCCCAGTTTACCCAGCGATGAAATATCCTCTTTTAATATGATTTCCATTCTATGCCTCCGTTTGATTTAAGGTCTATAGGAAAACGATGTAATGATGTAACGCGGGAAAAGTTTTTCTTTCTAGCTTTTCTCGCCTTTCCCGCCTTTTTTGTGTTAAATAGTTGCACTTGCAAATGGTAGAATTGCTATAACCCGTGCCCTTTTTATTGCCTCGGTAACTGTCCTTTGATGTTTTGCGCAATTGCCTGTTATGCGGCTCGGCATGATTTTGCCGCGTTCTGAAATGAACGACTTAAGCATCCTTGCATCCTTGTAATCTATCGGGATAGAGGCATCCGCACAAAAACGGCATATCTTTTTCTTTTGATAAATCTTTTTCCCTCCCTGTTTATCGTCACGGGTTGTTTTCTTATGACTTTTTTTATTATACATTTTTTACCTCCACAGTCGTCTCCGCCTCCTTGGGAACAGGGGGCTTTTGCGCCTTCTGCTGCCTTATAGTCTGAAACCGCAGGCAATTTTCATTTAGTCTGAGCATTCTTTCAATCCCTTTTGGCACAGACGCATCACCCGAAAAATTAATAAGCACATAGTATCCTTCCTGATGACGTTGGATAGGATAGGCAAGTCTCCTTTTCCCCCATTCATCCACACTAATGATACTGCCTTTCAGATCTTCTGCCGTAGTCCCTGCCTTCTGAATAATACCTTTTATGGTCTCGTCTACTGCATCAGGCTTAATAATAAACACAATCTCATACAAACTGCTCATATTAAAACCTCCTTATGGATTTTGTCTTAACACTTAAGACAATTAAGCCACCTGCCTCTTTAGGCAAAGGGCAAGGATAATTTATATATCTACTATAAATAAACATCATAAGGCAAGAGTTTTTTTAAGGTCTTAAGGGGGTCAAATCTTTTCAGCCTGTTGAAAAACTCTTCTAAAAGCATTTCACAATAACATTTCAAAGGAGGAAAAGGGGAAGGATACCCCTTTCTTATCTCTGACACAAACTATGATACATTACCGTACATTATTTGTATTTGTGCCATTTTCAAATTGGGTTAAAATAATAATGCAAACTGTATTTTGTTATGCTATATAATTTCCAATAAATAATGCTATTTAAAAATAGGGGTAAATAAATGACAACACTTATTTCATTCTTAATAGTTCTCGGTATACTTATATTTGTCCATGAACTGGGGCATTTTTTGGTTGCTAAGAAAAGCGGGGTTGGGGTTTTAAAGTTTTCTCTCGGGTTCGGGCGAAAACTCATAGGCTTTAAAAAGGGTGAAACAGAATACCTTATATCTCTACTGCCTCTGGGCGGATATGTAAAAATGATTGGTGAGGAAACAGGTGAAGATGTGAAAACAGAAGACAGGGAAAAGTCCTTTGCAAATAAACCTGTGTCCACAAGGGCAGGCATCGTATTTGCAGGTCCTGTAATGAACCTTGTCCTTGCGCTGCTCCTATTCCCTGTTATCTACATGCTCGGCATCCATGTGCCTGAATATATGGATAAACAGCCTGTAGTCGGGTATGTCTTGAAGGACAGTGCCGCATCAAAGGCAGAACTAAAGGCAGGTGATGTCATCCTATCTATTGATGGTAAAAAGATAGAGACATGGGAAACATTTGAATCCCTCATTATCTCAAACCCTGATAAAAACCTTCGTCTGACAATTAAGAGAGATAGTAATATATTAGAAAAAGACCTTACCCTTACATCTTCACAACATAACGGCAGTGGTGTAAGCGGAATTTTACCTCCTATGAACCCTGTTGTTGGAGGTTTGGCAAAAAACTATCCGGCAGAAAATGCAGGGCTAAAGGTCGGGGATACAATAATTGCGATAAATAGCAGGGGGATAAATCACTGGTCAGAAATACAGCGGATGATTCAGGAAAGCAGCGACAATGAAATGGAAATGGCTGTAAAAAGAAACGGCGATGCATTAAGTCTTAAAATAAAGCCTATATGGAATGAGGATGCAAAGATATATGTAATAGGCATCTCCCCAAGTCAGGATATGATTATGAAAAGATATGGGCCTGTTGACGCTGTTATAATAGGGACAAAAAAGATGGTGGATATGACTATATTTACATTTATCATTATTAAAAAACTTTTTGTTGGTGAGGTATCCATTAAGACACTTGGAGGACCGCTCATGATTGCACAGGTTGCAGGACAGGCTGCGGAATCAGGACTCACAGCGTTTTTATCCCTTATGGCTGCCTTAAGCCTTCAGTTGGGCATACTTAACCTACTGCCAATACCTGTTCTGGATGGCGGCCATCTCCTGTTCTTTGCTATAGAAAAACTGCGGAGAAAACCTTTAAGCGAGAAGATTATGAATGTCGCCCAGCAGGCAGGGATTGCCCTTCTGGTACTCCTTATGGTGTTTGTTACATACAATGACATATTGAGATTTGTCGGTAAGTAGGAATGAAAATCCTTGCTATAGACACAGGAATGCCATCAGGCAGTATAGCGATCCTTGAAGATGATAGTTTAATAGCAGAATGTATGCCCTGTGCAGAAAAGACCCATGCTGAAAAACTCCTGCCGTCTATAGACAGCATCCTTAAATCCAGCGGTATAAGATTAAATGATATAGACTGCTTTGCAGTAACCATAGGACCAGGCTCATTCACAGGACTGCGCATAGGTATTTCCACTGTAAAGGGCTTTGCATGGTGCCTGAAAAAACCTGTTGTCGGTGTGTCAACCCTAAAAACACTTGCAATGAATATTCTGCACTCTGATAAACTTATCTGCCCTATCCTTGATGCACGGAAAGAAGAGATATATGCAGGCATATACAAAAGGGAAGAGGAAACCCTGACTGCTGAAAAGGATGACTGTGTAATAAAACCTTGTGAACTGGTTAAGCATTTGAACAGACAAACCATATTTCTTGGTGGCGGCATTAAAATTTATGGGGATGTAATTAAAAGTGAACTTGGAGATAATGCTGTTTTTGCCCCTCATGACCTCTGGCACATACGGGCATCAAATATAGCAAAACTTGCATTAAGAGAGGTAGAGAAAGGTAATATCCAGTCCCCTGAAACTATAGTGCCGTATTACATAAGAAGGTCTGAGGCAGAGACAAAACTTAAGCAATTTATCTTGACATAAATTTGTAATAAGATGTAAAAATATGATTATCATTTGGCATGGTTTGCATGAAGAATGAACATATCCTTTCACTCCTTGAAGAGACAGCAGAAAGATTTGGGGTTAAACTGCGGTATGAAGACCTTAAAAAGGGAGAGGTTGACACGCAGGGCGGCTCTTTTGTTTTAAAGGGGGAGAGGTATATATTCATCCACAAAAATCTGCCCTTGCTGGAAAAGGTCAGGGTTTTAGAAGAAGAACTTGCAAAACTGGATTTTTCAGATGTATATATCATCCCTGAGGTCAGGGACAGGTTGGAAAAGATAAAGACTACAATCTAATATCCCGGAGTTTAAATTGAAAGGTATTAAAAAGATACTTGTGCCTGTTGATTTCTCAGAATGTTCAAAGAACGCATTTTATTACAGCCTTGATATTGCAAGGGAGACAAAGGCATCCGTATTCCTGTTGAATGTAATAGATTCTGAACTTGTAAATGAGATGGTAAGGCTTGACATTTCTACAAAGGGACAGATTAAGAAAAAACTTGAAAAGAATGCAAAGTCAGAACTTGACAGGATAATGGCAGAATCCCTGAAAAAGAGAAAGGGTGTCAAAATAAGAGAGAGGCTTGAAGAAGGCATACCCTTTATCAAGATACTTAAAGAGTCAAAGGATTTAGGCGCTGACATTATAGTAATGGGCAGTTTTGGCACATCCTCACCCATGCTGAGGTTCTTTTTTGGTTCTACAGTAGAGCAGGTTTTAAGGGGGAGCAAGATCCCTGTTGTATGTGTGCCTCTGTCTGAGGTAATAGAAGGGTAAATAAAAATTCAAAACTCAAAACGCAAAAGTCAAAACTACAATTCAAAATTCAAAACTTTTCATGAAAATAGTTTTAAGGTTTTGAGTTTCAGTTTTGAGATTTGACATTTGAGTTTTGAGTTATCTTTAAAAAACAGGAGGCAAGTTTGATGACGGTTAAAAAAAATCCAAAGGCTTTAATCTTTACTGCAATACTGTGCAGCATGTTCTTGTTTGCGGTCAATAATGCAGTTGCAGCCCCGCAAGAAAAGACAAAGGCAGACCCTAGCAAAACTGGCACATGGAGCGGCAAAGGCGGGAAGGAATCAGGCAGGGAGAATTTTCTGGCATGGTGCATAAACTGCCATGGTGAAAAGGGCAAGGGAGACGGTCCATTGTCAACCACTTTGGGACAGGGTATAAAACCAAGAAATCTAACAGATTCTAAACTCCTGTCCACACGCAAGGATGATTTTTTGTTTAAGGTGATACGGGAAGGCGGGGCATCAGTGGGGTTTTCCGAAGCCATGATGCCGCA includes:
- the dnaB gene encoding replicative DNA helicase, translating into MAIQPNSRSHDTSLHKVQPQNIEAEQSILGGILLDDTAINKVVEILGGDGSDFYLDAHKKVFQTMVSLSDKGIPIDIVTLSDALRNAGSIEAVGGASYVAVLADAVPTAANIAYYAKIVREKSILRRLITAATEIVTRSFDGSEGIDDFLDDAERIIFQVSQDKIRQSFFKIEDLIKDTFRTIERLYDKKEHITGVASGFVEFDKMTAGFQPSDLIIVAGRPSMGKTSFCLNIAQYAAIESKVPVAIFSLEMSKEQLVQRMLSSEARVDSSRIRRGFLEDKHWGKLTRAAGTLSESPIYIDDTPAMTVLEMRAKTRRLKMEKDGLGLVIVDYLQLMRGRGGASNREQEISDISRSLKAMAKELNLPVVALSQLSRRPELRGENREPQLADLRESGAIEQDADVVVFLYREEYYKPCECPHDLSCTCGRRGTADIIIAKQRNGPTGKVKLAFQNKFTAFANLEHAHMDYDVISNNA
- a CDS encoding 50S ribosomal protein L9 — encoded protein: MEIILKEDISSLGKLGEIIKVADGYARNYLLPQGLVVEATQQNIKIWENEKQGVERKLLKLKDEAGRLCEKLEGIILKFVRKAGDDDKLFGSVTSMDIDASLNEQGLSIDRRKIVLSDPIKAIGEHMVAVKLHQDITAHIKVIIEKE
- a CDS encoding 30S ribosomal protein S18, coding for MYNKKSHKKTTRDDKQGGKKIYQKKKICRFCADASIPIDYKDARMLKSFISERGKIMPSRITGNCAKHQRTVTEAIKRARVIAILPFASATI
- the rpsF gene encoding 30S ribosomal protein S6 produces the protein MSSLYEIVFIIKPDAVDETIKGIIQKAGTTAEDLKGSIISVDEWGKRRLAYPIQRHQEGYYVLINFSGDASVPKGIERMLRLNENCLRFQTIRQQKAQKPPVPKEAETTVEVKNV
- the rseP gene encoding RIP metalloprotease RseP, whose product is MTTLISFLIVLGILIFVHELGHFLVAKKSGVGVLKFSLGFGRKLIGFKKGETEYLISLLPLGGYVKMIGEETGEDVKTEDREKSFANKPVSTRAGIVFAGPVMNLVLALLLFPVIYMLGIHVPEYMDKQPVVGYVLKDSAASKAELKAGDVILSIDGKKIETWETFESLIISNPDKNLRLTIKRDSNILEKDLTLTSSQHNGSGVSGILPPMNPVVGGLAKNYPAENAGLKVGDTIIAINSRGINHWSEIQRMIQESSDNEMEMAVKRNGDALSLKIKPIWNEDAKIYVIGISPSQDMIMKRYGPVDAVIIGTKKMVDMTIFTFIIIKKLFVGEVSIKTLGGPLMIAQVAGQAAESGLTAFLSLMAALSLQLGILNLLPIPVLDGGHLLFFAIEKLRRKPLSEKIMNVAQQAGIALLVLLMVFVTYNDILRFVGK
- the tsaB gene encoding tRNA (adenosine(37)-N6)-threonylcarbamoyltransferase complex dimerization subunit type 1 TsaB, with amino-acid sequence MKILAIDTGMPSGSIAILEDDSLIAECMPCAEKTHAEKLLPSIDSILKSSGIRLNDIDCFAVTIGPGSFTGLRIGISTVKGFAWCLKKPVVGVSTLKTLAMNILHSDKLICPILDARKEEIYAGIYKREEETLTAEKDDCVIKPCELVKHLNRQTIFLGGGIKIYGDVIKSELGDNAVFAPHDLWHIRASNIAKLALREVEKGNIQSPETIVPYYIRRSEAETKLKQFILT
- a CDS encoding universal stress protein codes for the protein MKGIKKILVPVDFSECSKNAFYYSLDIARETKASVFLLNVIDSELVNEMVRLDISTKGQIKKKLEKNAKSELDRIMAESLKKRKGVKIRERLEEGIPFIKILKESKDLGADIIVMGSFGTSSPMLRFFFGSTVEQVLRGSKIPVVCVPLSEVIEG
- a CDS encoding cytochrome c — protein: MTVKKNPKALIFTAILCSMFLFAVNNAVAAPQEKTKADPSKTGTWSGKGGKESGRENFLAWCINCHGEKGKGDGPLSTTLGQGIKPRNLTDSKLLSTRKDDFLFKVIREGGASVGFSEAMMPHKDMLSDEEIKNVILYIRSDICKCKYQGSGK